Proteins encoded by one window of Corythoichthys intestinalis isolate RoL2023-P3 chromosome 20, ASM3026506v1, whole genome shotgun sequence:
- the LOC130909040 gene encoding uncharacterized protein LOC130909040, translating into METVEDTAAILASLKGIVSISEQSQCLTTRLVAHIKRQQSQRQAMFLRFMETERVADDRRRQRRLRILQRLIAQRSSPSVWVRTKADDWWRQVLPSFTDQQFVENFRTSKETFQYLCRRLRPAMERVDTTFRLAVPLDIRIAVALWKLATNSDYRSIGHIFGIGLSTACDCLREFCSAVEEVLLPEVLKMPSLDKMKEHAQYFEQRWGLPQCIGAVDGSHIPILAPQQYHTEYFNRKGWYSIVLQAVVDGRGLIWNAYTGQPGSLHDARVLRLSALWELAERGRVFSQEYMSVGGQNVGYYIIGDAAYPLKSWLMKPFADTGALTKEEQTFNVKTSRARVVVEHAFGRLKGRWRCLQKRNDCSLERIKSMVLTCCVLHNLCESHNEMWREEWSEPLPPDSLVQPPATDAEGVAVRSALMRHFVLPN; encoded by the exons ATGGAGACCGTTGAAGACACCGCAGCAATTCTTGCAAGTTTGAAGGGAATCGTTTCCATCAGCGAGCAATCCCAGTGTCTAACGACGAGACTGGTAGCGCACATTAAAAGACAACAGAGTCAAAGGCAAGCGATGTTTCTTCGTTTCATGGAGACCGAAAGGGTAGCAGACGACCGTAGAAGACAAAGGAGGCTACGG ATTTTGCAGCGACTCATTGCACAGCGATCCTCGCCATCTGTTTGGGTGCGAACAAAAGCCGATGACTGGTGGAGACAGGTTCTTCCCAGTTTTACAGACCAGCAGTTCGTGGAGAATTTCCGTACGTCTAAAGAGACATTTCAATACCTCTGTCGGCGTCTGAGGCCTGCAATGGAGAGAGTGGACACGACGTTTCGCCTTGCAGTTCCGTTAGACATTAGGATTGCTGTCGCCCTTTGGAAGCTCGCCACCAACTCTGACTACAGGAGCATAGGGCATATATTTGGGATTGGCCTTTCAACTGCCTGTGACTGTTTAAGAGAGTTCTGCTCCGCCGTGGAAGAGGTTTTGCTGCCAGAGGTCCTGAAAATGCCTAGCCTTGACAAAATGAAAGAACATGCACAGTACTTTGAGCAAAGATGGGGGTTGCCACAGTGTATTGGGGCTGTTGATGGCTCCCACATCCCAATTTTAGCACCCCAGCAGTACCATACAGAGTATTTTAATAGAAAAGGATGGTACTCGATTGTTTTACAGGCAGTTGTAGATGGAAGAGGTTTGATTTGGAACGCATACACTGGGCAACCTGGTAGCCTGCATGATGCCCGAGTGTTACGCTTGTCTGCTCTGTGGGAACTGGCTGAGAGGGGCAGGGTATTTTCACAGGAGTACATGAGTGTTGGAGGGCAGAATGTTGGCTACTACATCATTGGAGATGCTGCATATCCACTGAAAAGCTGGCTCATGAAGCCATTTGCAGACACTGGTGCCTTAACCAAAGAAGAGCAGACATTCAACGTGAAGACAAGCAGGGCAAGAGTTGTGGTTGAGCATGCTTTTGGTAGACTGAAAGGAAGGTGGCGATGCCTCCAAAAGCGCAATGACTGCAGCCTAGAGAGGATCAAGTCCATGGTGCTCACGTGCTGTGTGCTTCATAACCTCTGTGAAAGTCACAATGAGATGTGGAGAGAGGAGTGGAGCGAGCCACTGCCGCCAGACAGTCTTGTTCAACCACCTGCTACAGATGCTGAAGGTGTAGCTGTGCGTTCAGCCTTGATGCGCCACTTTGTGTTGCCCAACTAA
- the LOC130908813 gene encoding uncharacterized protein LOC130908813 yields the protein MLPVGKTMEPGKAQWSDEEVKALLAIYSTASIQRGLEGSQRNIKIFAEISAQLEKAGVYHSAKQCREKMKKLKQDYKKIKDHNNQSGADRKTGKWYETLDLILGHRPAYGNAETKDSSASLLRSLTQKENNPPSQLLEEQNRSLLSNPIPVACSTPCRPSETPMALSSNPMPLLSDNRQPASENTVVMSCHSLPSQNASTSQLTSENNVVMSCHSLPPQSASTSQLTSVTTHRFPACPDSQIISQRRPAASTHCHPRPAKRRKNDTLLATVQEWQASDAEYQKQRNAQFDRMLQVFEEQNQHFEKQCQALLSESSRQHQMVMEGIRDIMNTMSNRHDKP from the exons ATGTTGCCAGTAGGAAAAACAATGGAGCCAGGAAAAGCTCAATGGAGCGACGAGGAGGTAAAAGCCCTCCTTGCTATTTATTCAACTGCGAGCATCCAAAGAGGACTTGAGGGGTCGCAACGCAACATAAAAATATTTGCCGAGATAAGCGCACAACTGGAGAAGGCTGGGGTTTACCACAGCGCAAAACAATGtagggaaaaaatgaagaaactgAAACAGGACTACAAGAAAATCAAAGACCACAACAACCAGAGCGGGGCAGACAGAAAAACTGGCAAATGGTATGAGACGCTCGACCTCATATTGGGCCACAGACCAGCATATGGGAACGCCGAAACAAAAGACTCCTCTGCTTCACTTTTGCGGTCGTTGACGCAGAAGGAGAACAACCCACCCTCCCAGCTGCTTGAAG AGCAAAACAGATCTCTTCTATCAAATCCAATTCCTGTTGCCTGCAGTACCCCTTGTCGCCCATCAG AAACACCAATGGCTTTATCAAGCAATCCCATGCCCCTTCTGAGTGACAACCGCCAACCCGCATCAG AAAACACCGTTGTGATGTCCTGCCATTCCCTGCCCTCACAAAATGCCAGTACCAGCCAGCTTACATCAG AAAACAACGTTGTGATGTCCTGCCATTCCTTGCCCCCACAAAGTGCCAGTACCAGTCAGCTTACATCAG TAACTACACACCGGTTTCCTGCTTGTCCGGATTCACAAATAATAAGCCAACGCCGCCCAGCTGCCAGCACCCACTGCCATCCCAGACCTG CAAAGAGGAGAAAGAATGACACACTGCTTGCAACTGTGCAGGAATGGCAGGCTTCGGACGCAGAGTACCAAAAGCAACGAAATGCACAATTTGACAGGATGCTACAGGTGTTTGAAGAGCAAAATCAACACTTTGAAAAGCAGTGTCAGGCTCTGCTGTCTGAGTCCAGCCGGCAACATCAGATGGTAATGGAGGGTATTCGGGACATCATGAACACAATGTCAAATCGGCATGACAAACCCTAA